A genome region from Mesorhizobium sp. B2-1-8 includes the following:
- the yajC gene encoding preprotein translocase subunit YajC: MFVTPAYAQGIGGASPDMFISILPFVLIFVIMYFLIIRPQRTQLKKRGEMLAAVRRGDTVVTGGGFVGKVTKVIDDNELEIDLGGGTKVTALRSTIADVRVKGEPVANQNAKK; this comes from the coding sequence ATGTTCGTGACACCGGCATACGCCCAAGGCATCGGCGGCGCCTCTCCCGATATGTTCATCAGCATTTTGCCGTTTGTCCTGATTTTCGTGATCATGTATTTTCTCATCATCCGCCCGCAGCGCACGCAGCTGAAGAAGCGCGGCGAGATGCTGGCGGCGGTTCGTCGCGGCGACACGGTCGTCACCGGCGGCGGTTTCGTCGGCAAGGTGACGAAGGTGATCGACGACAACGAACTGGAGATCGATCTTGGCGGCGGCACCAAGGTGACGGCGCTGCGCTCGACGATCGCCGACGTGCGCGTCAAGGGCGAACCGGTCGCCAACCAGAACGCCAAGAAATAA
- the secDF gene encoding protein translocase subunit SecDF, protein MLYFSRFKMILIWLAVAATVILAAPNLFPASTLAQLPSWVPKRQMTLGLDLQGGSHILLEMNQNDLIKDRLETARDEIRTLLRDAKIGYTGLAGTGRTLQVRITDLAQLDAAKKALKSLTDPVAAGLFTGGSIQEMSLDDSEPGLLKFTVTDAGIKYRTSTALEQSIEVVQRRVNELGTTEPIVQRQGDDRILVQVPGLQDPQRLKEILGQTAKLTFQMVDQSMPVQDALKGRPPAGDSVLYSQDDPPVPYLIENRVIVSGENLVDAQATYNSQNNEPVVSFRFDSKGAARFGQATAQNVGKLFAIILDNQVISAPQIREPILGGTGQISGNFTAQSANDLAVLLRAGALPATLTVIEERTVGPGLGQDSIHAGKVAGIIGSILVVAFMFVSYGFLGFLANIALAVHVAMIVGLLSLLGATLTLPGIAGIVLTIGMAVDSNVLIYERIREERRAGRSVIQAIDTGFSKALATIVDSNVTSLIATVVLFYLGTGPVKGFAITYAIGILTTVFTAFTFTRLLVSIWLRRARPKELPKAPVTFVPPGTKIPFMGIRRWTFALSSTLSILSVVLFMSVGINYGIDFKGGSLIEVQSKSGDANLGDIRSRLTELNIGEVQVQQFGAPNDVLIRVGTQDGGENAEQTVIDKVRGELQDQYNFRRVEVVGPTVSGELAKQGTIAMIVALVGILVYVWFRFEWQFAVGAIVATVHDVVMTLGFFVISGLEFNQSSLAAILTIIGYSLNDTIVVYDRVREDLRKYKRMPLPQLLNNAINETLSRTTLTSVTTSLALLALVLFGGEVIRSFTLAMLFGVVFGTYSSIFIAAPLLILFKLRPQASADEEKPVNGGKAVAT, encoded by the coding sequence ATGCTTTATTTCTCGCGCTTCAAGATGATCCTGATCTGGCTGGCCGTGGCCGCCACAGTGATCCTCGCCGCGCCCAATCTGTTCCCCGCCAGCACGCTGGCCCAGCTCCCCAGTTGGGTGCCGAAGCGGCAGATGACGCTCGGCCTCGACCTGCAGGGCGGTTCGCACATCCTGCTGGAGATGAACCAGAACGACCTAATCAAGGATCGGCTGGAGACGGCGCGCGATGAAATCCGCACACTGCTGCGCGATGCCAAGATCGGTTATACCGGCCTAGCCGGCACGGGCCGGACCCTGCAGGTCCGCATCACCGATCTGGCCCAACTCGATGCCGCCAAGAAGGCGTTGAAGAGCTTGACGGATCCCGTTGCCGCCGGCCTGTTCACAGGCGGCTCCATCCAGGAAATGTCACTGGACGATTCGGAGCCCGGCCTGCTCAAGTTCACCGTTACCGACGCCGGCATCAAATACCGAACATCGACCGCACTGGAACAGTCGATCGAAGTGGTCCAGCGCCGCGTCAACGAACTCGGCACGACAGAGCCTATCGTGCAGCGGCAAGGCGACGACCGCATCCTTGTCCAGGTGCCTGGCCTGCAGGATCCGCAGCGGCTGAAGGAAATCCTCGGCCAGACCGCAAAGCTGACCTTCCAGATGGTCGACCAGTCGATGCCGGTGCAGGACGCCCTCAAGGGACGCCCGCCGGCCGGCGATTCGGTGCTCTATTCGCAGGACGATCCGCCCGTTCCCTACCTGATCGAAAACCGCGTCATCGTATCGGGTGAAAACCTCGTCGACGCACAGGCGACATACAATTCGCAGAACAACGAGCCGGTGGTTTCGTTCCGCTTCGATTCGAAGGGCGCTGCCCGCTTCGGCCAGGCCACCGCGCAGAATGTCGGCAAGCTGTTTGCCATCATCCTCGACAACCAGGTGATCTCGGCGCCGCAAATCCGCGAGCCAATCCTCGGCGGTACAGGCCAGATCTCCGGCAATTTCACTGCCCAGAGCGCCAACGACCTGGCCGTGCTGCTGCGCGCCGGCGCGCTGCCGGCGACGCTGACCGTTATTGAGGAACGCACCGTGGGGCCGGGTCTGGGCCAGGATTCGATCCATGCGGGCAAGGTCGCCGGCATCATCGGTTCGATCCTCGTCGTGGCGTTCATGTTCGTGTCCTACGGTTTCCTCGGCTTCCTCGCCAACATCGCGCTGGCGGTGCACGTGGCGATGATCGTCGGGCTGCTGTCGCTACTTGGCGCCACACTGACCTTGCCGGGTATTGCCGGTATCGTGCTGACCATCGGCATGGCGGTCGATTCCAACGTGCTGATCTACGAGCGTATCCGCGAGGAGCGACGCGCCGGTCGCTCGGTAATCCAGGCGATCGATACCGGCTTCTCGAAGGCGCTGGCGACCATCGTCGATTCCAACGTCACGTCGCTCATTGCGACGGTGGTGCTGTTCTATCTCGGTACCGGGCCGGTGAAGGGCTTTGCCATCACCTATGCCATCGGCATCCTGACGACGGTCTTCACCGCTTTCACCTTCACCCGCCTGCTGGTCTCGATCTGGCTGCGGCGTGCCCGTCCGAAGGAATTGCCGAAAGCACCGGTGACCTTCGTTCCACCGGGCACGAAAATTCCGTTCATGGGTATCCGCCGGTGGACGTTCGCGCTGTCGAGCACATTGTCGATACTGTCCGTCGTGCTGTTCATGAGCGTCGGCATCAATTACGGCATCGATTTCAAGGGCGGCTCGCTGATCGAGGTCCAATCCAAGAGCGGCGATGCCAATCTCGGCGATATCCGCAGCCGACTGACGGAATTGAACATCGGCGAAGTGCAGGTGCAACAGTTCGGTGCGCCCAACGACGTGTTGATCCGCGTCGGCACACAGGACGGGGGTGAAAATGCCGAGCAGACCGTGATCGACAAGGTGCGCGGCGAGTTGCAGGACCAGTATAATTTCCGCCGCGTCGAAGTGGTGGGCCCGACGGTTTCCGGCGAACTGGCCAAGCAAGGCACGATAGCCATGATCGTCGCGCTGGTCGGCATCCTGGTCTATGTCTGGTTCCGCTTCGAATGGCAGTTCGCGGTCGGCGCGATCGTCGCGACGGTTCACGACGTGGTCATGACGCTCGGTTTCTTCGTCATCAGCGGGCTCGAATTCAACCAGTCGTCACTTGCGGCGATCCTGACCATCATCGGGTATTCGCTGAACGACACGATAGTGGTCTATGACCGCGTCCGCGAGGATCTGCGAAAATACAAGCGAATGCCGTTGCCGCAGCTGTTGAACAACGCCATCAACGAGACGTTGTCGAGAACGACGCTGACGTCCGTGACGACCAGTTTGGCGCTGCTGGCGCTGGTGCTGTTCGGCGGCGAAGTGATCCGCTCCTTCACCTTGGCGATGCTGTTCGGCGTCGTGTTCGGCACGTATTCGTCGATCTTCATCGCGGCGCCGTTGCTGATCCTGTTCAAGCTGCGGCCGCAAGCTTCGGCCGATGAGGAAAAGCCGGTCAACGGTGGCAAGGCGGTCGCGACCTGA
- a CDS encoding ATP-binding protein, which yields MTDTSIDALNQKLDRLIEAVSRLAPPPVPETDLNTADCFVWQADPGYLEPVRKVNRVDIGLIRGVDRVRDILVDNTERFAAGFAANNVLLWGARGMGKSSLVKAVHAQINAKAKSGLPLKLIEIHREDIDTLPKLMGLLKAAPFRVILFCDDLSFDHDDTSYKSLKAALEGGVEGRPANVIFYATSNRRHLLPRDMIDNERSTAINPSEAVEEKVSLSDRFGLWLGFHKCSQDEYLDMVNGYASHHGLGIDPEQLRAEALEWATTRGSRSGRVAWQFTQDLAGRLGKPLQD from the coding sequence ATGACCGATACCAGCATCGACGCCCTGAATCAGAAACTCGACCGCCTGATCGAGGCGGTCAGCCGGCTCGCTCCGCCGCCGGTGCCTGAAACCGACCTCAATACGGCAGATTGCTTCGTCTGGCAGGCCGATCCCGGCTATCTGGAGCCGGTGCGCAAGGTCAATCGCGTCGACATCGGCCTGATCCGCGGCGTCGACCGCGTCCGCGACATCCTCGTCGACAACACCGAGCGCTTCGCCGCCGGCTTCGCCGCCAACAACGTGCTGTTGTGGGGCGCGCGCGGCATGGGCAAATCGTCGCTGGTCAAGGCCGTGCATGCGCAAATCAATGCCAAGGCCAAATCCGGCCTGCCGCTGAAGCTGATCGAAATCCACCGCGAGGACATCGACACGCTGCCGAAGCTGATGGGCTTGCTGAAGGCGGCCCCCTTCCGTGTCATCCTGTTTTGCGACGACCTCTCCTTCGATCATGACGACACGTCCTACAAGTCGCTGAAGGCGGCACTTGAAGGGGGCGTCGAAGGCCGCCCGGCTAACGTCATCTTCTACGCCACCTCGAACCGCCGCCACCTGTTGCCGCGCGACATGATCGACAATGAGCGCTCGACCGCCATCAACCCGTCCGAAGCGGTCGAGGAAAAGGTCTCGCTGTCCGATCGTTTCGGCCTGTGGCTCGGCTTCCACAAATGCTCACAGGATGAATATCTCGACATGGTCAACGGCTATGCCAGCCATCATGGCCTCGGCATCGATCCTGAGCAGTTGCGCGCCGAAGCGCTGGAATGGGCAACGACGCGCGGCAGCCGCTCGGGCCGTGTCGCCTGGCAGTTCACGCAGGATCTGGCTGGCAGGCTCGGCAAACCGCTGCAGGATTGA